The following proteins are encoded in a genomic region of Prochlorococcus marinus XMU1408:
- a CDS encoding DUF6439 family protein, with product MMKKNQSIWSEKAKILAKELHNEISLDNYNWHKFRGNKYRRSAELIISAISQLINEGDEEEVENLLQQAILWIKEDIKDTGCKSH from the coding sequence ATGATGAAAAAAAATCAATCAATTTGGTCAGAGAAAGCAAAGATCCTTGCGAAAGAGCTTCATAATGAAATCAGTCTTGATAATTACAATTGGCATAAATTCAGGGGAAATAAATATAGAAGAAGCGCTGAATTAATTATTTCAGCAATATCACAATTAATTAACGAAGGAGATGAAGAAGAGGTCGAAAATTTACTTCAGCAAGCAATATTGTGGATAAAAGAAGATATAAAAGATACAGGATGCAAAAGTCATTGA